A window of the Tenebrio molitor chromosome 1, icTenMoli1.1, whole genome shotgun sequence genome harbors these coding sequences:
- the LOC138141452 gene encoding uncharacterized protein — protein MIRVGGRLSNSQYPHDKKYPIVLPKGHVTRLILENTHRDQLHAGPTATLAAVREKFWPLDGRSEIRKVVHRCIPCFRTKPHDNNPIMGNLPSHRVKASRPFTNCGVDFGGPIFLKIGGIRSKKTTKAYICLFVCFSTKAIHLELVSDLTAANFLNGLKRFIARRGMVANIYSDNATNFVGAQRDLRDVFLADEFGNIVLRHLAEFNINWHFIPARSPHFGGLWEAGIKAVKGHIKRVIGQTSLTYEEMYTLLTGIEACLNSRPLCPLTEDPSDLNVLTPGHFLIGTAMTSPLEHQIVDVPQNRLTRWQHLEQMRQHFWNRWSKEYVGQLQERPKWQKGNSSAAIKEGDLVVLKEATPPLTWKLGRVTAVHPGADDIIRVATVKTDSGTTKRAVRNLCVLPIDD, from the coding sequence ATGATAAGAGTGGGAGGACGATTGTCCAATTCACAATACCCACACGACAAAAAATATCCCATTGTTTTGCCAAAGGGTCACGTAACCCGACTGATACTTGAAAACACACATCGCGATCAACTACATGCTGGACCAACGGCCACACTAGCGGCGGTACGCGAAAAATTCTGGCCGTTAGATGGCCGCAGTGAAATTCGGAAAGTCGTGCACAGGTGCATCCCATGTTTCAGAACAAAACCGCACGACAATAACCCGATTATGGGCAATCTACCATCGCACCGAGTTAAAGCGAGCAGGCCGTTCACTAACTGTGGCGTTGATTTTGGCGGTCCCATATTCTTGAAAATCGGCGGGATTCGTAGTAAAAAAACTACCAAAGCTTACATATGTCTGTTCGTATGCTTTTCAACGAAGGCGATTCACTTAGAACTCGTCAGCGATTTGACCGCGGCGAATTTTTTGAACGGCCTAAAACGATTTATCGCGCGTAGAGGAATGGTAGCGAATATCTACTCCGACAACGCCACCAATTTTGTTGGAGCTCAACGGGACCTACGTGACGTGTTTTTGGCTGACGAATTCGGCAACATCGTGTTAAGACACCTAGCGGAGTTTAATATCAATTGGCATTTCATACCCGCCCGGTCACCTCATTTCGGAGGTCTTTGGGAAGCCGGAATTAAAGCAGTAAAGGGGCATATCAAACGCGTAATTGGCCAAACCTCGTTAACATATGAGGAAATGTACACATTGTTGACAGGTATTGAAGCTTGCCTCAATTCGCGACCCTTGTGCCCGCTGACTGAAGATCCGAGCGATTTAAACGTCTTAACACCCGGACACTTCCTGATTGGCACGGCGATGACATCCCCACTGGAGCATCAAATCGTCGACGTTCCCCAGAACCGCTTGACGCGATGGCAGCACCTAGAGCAGATGAGACAGCACTTCTGGAACCGCTGGTCCAAGGAGTACGTCGGCCAGCTGCAAGAGCGGCCAAAATGGCAGAAGGGCAATTCCAGCGCAGCAATCAAAGAAGGCGATCTGGTAGTTCTGAAGGAGGCCACACCCCCGCTCACCTGGAAACTTGGTCGCGTCACAGCCGTCCACCCAGGCGCCGACGACATCATCCGCGTGGCCACGGTGAAGACGGACTCAGGCACCACGAAACGAGCCGTCAGAAATCTGTGCGTACTCCCCATCGACGATTAG
- the LOC138141454 gene encoding uncharacterized protein: MSAFVRKQFRHPEGSNDFVTFSKGKRAARIVTELGSSEAIITQDINKETRKTFIEQIFKEYDEVQTEIESLDLSSEAIETQTQDRDEIDLKYLDVLSSIQTKIRQTTPPPHTAATANPNGSCSSANSHCSNRDQSIKLNLPTLNLKSFTGCYKEWLSFQNSFKSIIEDENNMLNNCQRFQYLRSCLSGEALRAVESLTVSSENYNVAWDILKKRFCNKRLIVHDHIIAITKAPQVIKASHSSLRCFLGTLNSNVAALRQLEVPIDTWHALLVVIIVDKLDDNLAREWQATLTDEVPTYGQTIEFLERKCQLLESLNLLHPKSNVNPNHNNAKNNMSQKRSTTSYVATNKLHCTFCKNDDHTIFQCNEFTKLNVEERNAQARNLKLCLNCLRTNHFVNNCQSKFKCRKCNQSHNTLLHKERQITQTNETPAQVESLNAHSMRSQSSIILLSTAIVLIEDRNNKSHKCRALLDAGSMNSYITSSFSKKLRLQQKAVNITVGGIGQISTNIKQAVQVNIKSQYNKFSANLSCFVLEKITENLPLVTINMSAINIPKELQLADPKFLETAPVDLLIGADLFWNLLCQDRKEITLKNHNKLMLQNTHLGFIAGGSLNMNNNNSSSTCSLSLTSVTDILENQVQKFFELEQCSNPSEQKCFSNEHFIQNTCRQTNGKFLVKLPLKNDPPILKSNRDSAVKFFNNLERNLNKRPTLKSDYVQFMRDYISLGHMEEVPGCELNKPNCTYLPHHAVLKDSTSTKLRVVFNASFRSADALSLNDNLMAGPTIQPELFAILLRFRTFKYVVNGDIAKMYRMIEIHPDHSDYQRIVWRENTEDPLKTYRLTTLTYGTKPASFLATRCLKELALQNVNQYPEAAKAIQQDFYVDDLLTGGDSLENLITLRDQIIQILAHGGFLLRKWAANHPALIPDSHEPNLNVSFDKDAYTKTLGLFWNPNHDSLRYQVKQCDIPKRLTKREILSKTAQVFDPLGLVAPVVVKAKIILQQCWSLKIGWDDLLPETIYCAWVKILQELAHLNEIEIPRNIIKSSPVQVQLHGFGDASQIAYGAAVYLRTTDHSGNHQVHLICAKSRVAPLRAVTLPRLELCAALTLSRLFNTVLRTINVKIDQQFLWTDSTVVLAWINATSSNLQTFVGNRVSEIQTLTDAKDWYHVKSESNPADVLSRGALPGQLKTNKLWWNGPDWLSENNDTWPVSNVNLSDIEIPERRTVTLTNIHSRERQLPLLTKFSNYKKTERVMSWVLRFINNCRKPNQRQISSSLTCEELKDSMKAIMRLIQEVAFNDELACLKQNKPINKKSRLLCLNIFLDKNDNLIRAGGRLQNSSLTYDVKHPIVLPNDHHLIKALVKHVHIEQLHAGVQGTLAALRQNFWIISPRSVVRKILHQCLQCFKVKPSVMYPIMGNLPKSRVEPTRPFSISGVDYAGPIYIKECRGRSKRTVKAYICVFVCFSTKAVHLELVGDLTTQTFLNALKRFISRRGHVYHLYSDNATNFVGANRELLELRTFLKSASFSQITENLANKGISWHFIPPRSPHMGGIWEINVKSIKGHLKRTIGEVVLSYEELYTLLTRIEAVLDSRPLCPLSNDPNDLNPITPGHFLIGEPLTSISERDLTTTRINRLTQWQRVEQMRQHFWHRWQREYLVQNINRSKQLRGSGSRPSTPALEVGSMVILVEDNTPPLQWKLGRIVELHPGSDGVVRVVSVKTVNGIFKRATRKVCVLPANE; this comes from the exons ATGTCCGCATTTGTGCGG AAACAGTTTCGACACCCAGAGGGCAGCAACGATTTCGTCACCTTCAGCAAGGGCAAAAGGGCAGCACGAATAGTCACCGAATTGGGTAGCAGCGAAGCGATCATCACTCAAGACATCAACAAAG AAACTAGAAAAACATTCATCGAACAAATATTCAAAGAATATGACGAGGTACAGACTGAAATTGAATCACTCGATCTTTCATCAGAGGCGATTGAGACACAGACTCAGGACCGCGACGAAATTGATTTAAAGTATCTCGATGTATTATcatcaattcaaacaaaaattagacaAACGACGCCTCCACCGCACACTGCGGCCACAGCGAATCCTAACGGTAGTTGTTCCAGCGCTAATTCACATTGCTCTAATCGTGatcaatcaatcaaattgaatctgccaactttaaatttaaaatctttcacTGGTTGCTATAAGGAAtggttgtcatttcaaaattcatttaaatccaTTATTGAAGACGAAAACAACATGCTAAACAACTGTCAACGTTTCCAATATTTGCGATCATGTTTATCTGGTGAAGCTTTGCGAGCAGTCGAGTCATTAACGGTGTCAtcagaaaattataatgtagCGTGGGATATCTTAAAGAAACGGTTCTGCAACAAACGGCTGATCGTTCACGATCACATAATAGCCATCACAAAGGCACCCCAAGTAATTAAAGCCTCGCATTCGTCACTTAGGTGTTTTTTAGGTACGTTGAATTCAAATGTTGCCGCGTTAAGACAGCTAGAAGTACCGATTGATACTTGGCACGCTCTTCTAGTCGTAATAATTGTGGACAAATTAGACGACAATCTTGCAAGAGAATGGCAGGCTACATTAACCGACGAGGTTCCAACTTACGGTCAAACGATCGAATTTTTAGAAAGGAAATGTCAGTTGTTGGAATCCTTAAATCTATTGCACCCCAAATCGAACGTCAATCCGAATCACAATAATGCAAAAAACAATATGTCACAAAAACGAAGCACTACATCTTATGTTGCCACAAACAAACtacattgtacattttgtaaaaatgacgaTCATACAATCTTTCAGtgcaatgaatttacaaaattaaatgtagagGAAAGAAACGCTCAAGCTCGAAACCTGAAGTTATGTCTTAATTGTCTAAGAACCAATCATTTTGTTAACAACTGTCAGTCCAAATTCAAATGCCGTAAATGCAATCAAAGCCACAATACGCTGCTTCACAAAGAAAGACAAATCACGCAAACCAATGAAACACCAGCACAGGTAGAAAGTTTAAACGCTCATTCTATGAGGTCCCAAtcatcaattattttgttatcaacCGCGATCGTTCTCATAGAAGATCGTAATAATAAGTCACATAAATGTAGAGCTCTCCTGGATGCAGGGTCCATGAACAGTTATATTACGtcatcattttccaaaaaattacgtCTACAGCAGAAAGCCGTAAATATAACCGTTGGCGGAATTGGTCAAATTTCGACGAACATCAAACAGGCCGTCCAGGTAAACATCAAGTCTCAGTACAATAAGTTTTCGGCGAACTTAAGTTGTTTTGTTCTGGAAAAAATAACCGAAAATCTTCCCCTGGTGACCATAAACATGTctgcaataaatattccaaAGGAATTACAGCTAGCCGATCCGAAATTCTTAGAAACTGCACCAGTAGACTTACTTATCGGGGCTGATTTGTTTTGGAACCTTTTATGTCAAGACCGCAAGGAAATAACACTGAAGAACCATAACAAACTAATGCTGCAAAATACCCATTTAGGTTTCATTGCGGGTGGGTCACTAAATATGAACAATAACAATAGCTCAAGCACCTGCTCGCTTTCTCTAACGTCGGTAACCGACATTTTAGAGAACCAGGTGCAGAAATTCTTCGAACTAGAACAATGCAGCAACCCTTCCGAACAAAAATGCTTTTCAAACgaacattttattcaaaatacgtGCAGACAAACAAACGGAAAGTTTCTTGTTAAActgccattaaaaaatgatcctCCAATTCTCAAGTCAAACCGCGATAGTGctgtaaagttttttaacAATCTGGAACGAAACCTAAACAAAAGGCCTACACTAAAATCAGATTATGTGCAATTCATGCGGGATTACATCTCTTTGGGTCACATGGAGGAAGTTCCGGGTtgcgaattaaataaaccgaactgtacatatttgccCCATCACGCGGTACTCAAGGATTCTACATCGACCAAGTTAAGAGTTGTTTTTAACGCGTCATTTCGCTCAGCTGATGCATTAAGTCTAAATGACAATCTTATGGCAGGACCTACAATCCAGCCAGagctttttgcaattttgttgagATTCAGAACTTTTAAATACGTCGTAAACGGGGACATAGCTAAAATGTACCGTATGATAGAAATACATCCCGATCACAGTGACTATCAACGAATTGTTTGGCGCGAGAACACCGAAGATCCGCTAAAAACGTATAGATTAACCACTCTAACCTACGGTACAAAACCGGCCAGTTTTCTAGcaacaagatgtcttaaaGAACTAGCTCTTCAAAACGTAAATCAGTACCCGGAAGCCGCTAAAGCAATTCAACAGGATTTTTACGTAGACGATCTTCTGACGGGAGGAGACTCACTTGAAAACCTAATCACTTTACGAgatcaaataattcaaattttagctcatGGTGGTTTCTTATTACGTAAATGGGCCGCCAATCATCCTGCATTGATTCCAGATAGTCACGAGCCTAATCTCAACGTCAGTTTCGATAAGGATGCTTACACTAAAACGTTAGGGCTTTTTTGGAATCCTAATCACGATTCGTTACGCTATCAGGTAAAACAGTGCGACATTCCGAAAAGACTAACAAAACGCGAAATCCTGTCTAAAACTGCCCAGGTATTCGATCCATTGGGTCTTGTGGCGCCAGTAGtagtaaaagcaaaaataatccTTCAACAATGCTggagtttgaaaattggatGGGACGATCTATTACCTGAAACTATTTATTGTGCATGGGTTAAGATCTTGCAAGAACTCGCTCACTTaaacgaaatcgaaattcccagaaacataataaaatcaagccCCGTACAGGTGCAACTACATGGTTTTGGTGACGCATCACAAATCGCATATGGCGCTGCTGTCTATCTAAGAACAACTGATCATAGTGGCAATCATCAAGTTCACTTAATTTGCGCTAAATCTCGTGTGGCTCCTCTTCGCGCTGTTACGTTACCACGCTTGGAGCTGTGTGCCGCCTTAACGTTGTCGCGattatttaatacagttttacgaacgataaatgtcaaaattgatcaGCAATTTCTCTGGACAGATTCCACAGTCGTTCTGGCATGGATAAACGCTACATCTTCAAACTTACAAACATTTGTAGGAAATCGAGTTTCCGAAATTCAAACGCTAACGGATGCGAAAGATTGGTATCATGTCAAAAGCGAAAGTAACCCTGCGGATGTACTAAGCCGAGGTGCTTTACCTGGTCAACTCAAAACTAATAAACTGTGGTGGAACGGTCCTGATTGGCTGTCAGAAAACAACGACACTTGGCCCGTATCTAACGTAAATCTTTCGGATATTGAAATTCCAGAACGGCGAACTGTCACTCTGACCAATATTCATTCTCGCGAAAGACAACTACCGcttcttacaaaattttcaaattacaaaaaaactgaACGCGTAATGTCATGGGTATTACGGTTCATCAACAATTGTAGGAAGCCAAACCAAAGGCAAATCTCTAGTTCTTTAACATGTGAAGAATTAAAAGATTCCATGAAGGCCATCatgcgtttaattcaagaaGTTGCATTCAACGATGAATTAGCTTgccttaaacaaaacaaaccgaTTAACAAGAAATCACGTTTACTgtgcttaaatatttttctcgacaagaatgataatttaattcgcgCGGGAGGTAGGTTGCAAAACTCATCCTTAACTTACGATGTCAAACATCCCATCGTGCTACCAAACGATCACCATTTGATTAAGGCATTAGTCAAACACGTGCACATTGAGCAACTGCACGCTGGTGTTCAGGGAACTTTAGCCGCGttacgtcaaaatttttggataatttcTCCACGCAGTGTGGTACGCAAGATTTTGCACCAgtgtttgcaatgttttaaagtCAAACCAAGCGTTATGTATCCTATTATGGGTAATTTGCCCAAATCCCGTGTCGAACCAACCAGACCATTTTCAATCAGTGGCGTAGATTATGCCGGGCCTATTTACATCAAGGAATGTCGTGGTCGCAGTAAGCGTACTGTGAAGGCATATATTTGCGTCTTTGTCTGTTTTTCAACTAAAGCCGTGCATTTAGAACTAGTTGGTGACTTAACGACTCAAACCTTTTTGAATGCGCTAAAACGTTTCATATCAAGACGTGGTCATGTGTACCATCTTTATTCGGACAATGCTACAAATTTCGTTGGCGCCAATAGAGAATTACTGGAACTAAGAACATTTCTAAAGTCAGCTTCATTTAGTCAAATTACAGAAAATCTGGCTAATAAGGGTATCTCGTGGCATTTCATTCCCCCCAGATCCCCGCACATGGGCGGCATTTGGGAAATAAACGTAAAATCCATTAAAGGTCATTTAAAGAGAACAATTGGAGAAGTCGTGCTTTCCTACGAAGAATTGTATACCCTGTTAACAAGAATTGAAGCAGTCCTAGACTCCAGACCTTTGTGTCCCTTGAGTAACGATCCTAATGACCTTAATCCCATAACCCCTGGTCACTTCCTCATCGGAGAGCCATTAACTTCTATAAGCGAAAGAGATCTTACGACGACGAGGATCAACCGATTGACGCAATGGCAAAGAGTGGAACAGATGAGGCAGCACTTTTGGCACCGCTGGCAAAGGGAGTACCTTGTTCAAAACATCAATCGTTCCAAGCAGCTCCGTGGTTCCGGTTCCAGACCGTCTACCCCCGCCTTGGAAGTTGGTTCCATGGTGATTCTAGTTGAGGACAACACGCCGCCACTACAATGGAAATTGGGACGCATCGTAGAACTTCATCCCGGAAGTGACGGTGTTGTGCGCGTAGTGTCCGTAAAGACTGTCAATGGCATCTTCAAAAGAGCCACGCGAAAGGTGTGCGTTCTGCCAGCGAATGAATAG